One Pararge aegeria chromosome 1, ilParAegt1.1, whole genome shotgun sequence genomic region harbors:
- the LOC120626031 gene encoding uncharacterized protein LOC120626031: MKYDTPRIHMSNIQIEIVKEIKILGLLVDEKLTFNNHIKEVCRKATNIYKPLARAAKINWGLNSETIRTIYVAVIEPIIMYASSVWAPATQKLMTQKQLNTVQRGFAQKICKSYRTVSLNAALILAGLIPLDLRIQEASQLFEAKRGRPQPTLKGRKMEKRVSFLNAPHPSEEVEVKFQCLEDLEPETVAKHAITGFRIFTDGSKMNGGVGAALSCWEAGEEIMSKKFRLEAFCTVFQAEMYALYQATEVALKTNRNTVNILSDSRSALEALGSTKNSHPLVFTIRRNLSLLRETQTITHLFWIRAHVGVDGNERADFLAREAVTKLKTKSSYDRCPISFIKRTIRQSILDEWGKRYKNGETAAVTKIFLPSVEQANKILKKITLSPLLTQVFTGHGGFSEYLHRFKCKDDPGCVCDENVDETIFHLLIDCPQHSRALEDLHQQIHINLCKNSIPVILNNASARDPFLNYCVKVAKVAIERNRTQ; the protein is encoded by the coding sequence atgaagtaCGATACCCCACGCATACACATGAGCAACATACAGATAGAAAtagttaaagaaattaaaatattaggccTGTTAGTAGatgaaaaattaacatttaataacCACATTAAAGAGGTATGTCGTAAAGCTACTAACATATACAAACCATTAGCAAGAGCAGCCAAAATTAATTGGGGATTAAACTCCGAGACTATTAGAACCATATATGTGGCGGTTATCGAACCCATAATCATGTACGCGTCCAGCGTGTGGGCACCTGCCACACAAAAATTGATGACACAGAAGCAGCTAAACACTGTCCAGCGGGGTTTTGCTCAAAAAATCTGCAAATCGTATCGCACTGTCTCATTAAACGCGGCCTTAATACTGGCTGGTCTCATTCCATTGGACCTGAGAATCCAAGAGGCATCCCAATTGTTTGAGGCAAAAAGGGGAAGACCGCAGCCTACACTGAAAGGCAGAAAGATGGAAAAAAGGGTCAGCTTCCTGAACGCTCCGCATCCGTCTGAAGAGGTGGAGGTGAAGTTTCAGTGTCTAGAGGACCTTGAGCCGGAAACTGTGGCGAAACATGCAATCACGGGGTTTAGGATATTCACTGACGGCAGTAAAATGAATGGTGGAGTGGGTGCAGCTCTGTCCTGCTGGGAAGCTGGAGAGGAAATAATGTCCAAGAAATTTCGTCTCGAAGCCTTCTGTACAGTTTTTCAGGCGGAGATGTACGCACTGTACCAAGCCACTGAAGTTGCCTTAAAAACAAACAGGAATACAGTGAATATCCTAAGCGACTCAAGATCAGCATTGGAAGCCCTCGGTAGCACTAAAAACTCCCATCCACTAGTTTTTACAATCAGGAGAAATTTGAGTCTCCTGAGGGAAACACAAACGATTACTCACCTTTTCTGGATACGTGCTCATGTAGGAGTGGATGGCAATGAAAGGGCGGACTTTCTTGCCAGAGAAGCAGTcactaaactaaaaacaaagTCTAGTTACGACAGATGCCCAATCTCATTCATCAAGAGAACCATTCGACAGAGTATCCTCGATGAATGGGGTAAAAGGTACAAAAACGGAGAGACTGCAGCCGTGACGAAAATCTTTCTGCCATCAGTGGAACAggcaaacaaaatattaaagaagatCACGCTGTCGCCGCTACTTACCCAGGTCTTCACAGGACACGGTGGGTTTTCAGAGTACTTGCACAGATTTAAGTGTAAGGACGATCCCGGCTGTGTATGCGATGAAAATGTTGACGAGACAATTTTTCACTTGTTGATTGACTGCCCGCAGCACAGCAGAGCACTCGAGGACCTGCATCAACAAATACACATAAATCTCTGCAAGAACTCCATTCCAGTAATCCTAAATAATGCTTCTGCAAGGGATCCATTCTTAAATTACTGTGTTAAAGTAGCCAAAGTAGCAATAGAAAGAAATAGGACACAGTAG